A genomic segment from Bacillus cereus G9842 encodes:
- a CDS encoding DUF3221 domain-containing protein — MNRHMKKLMFISVFLIILSACTTKQVEVKKVPKEGYIILRNDTVFFADDKTFETKVELQHYIEQQMNKEHPSHIVLSFKDKDAYKQLKTGDKIKVWFSQILESYPAKMIVEKFEIVEK; from the coding sequence ATGAATAGGCATATGAAAAAATTAATGTTTATAAGTGTATTTCTAATCATATTATCAGCGTGCACTACAAAACAAGTAGAGGTAAAAAAAGTACCTAAAGAAGGGTATATCATATTAAGAAATGACACGGTGTTTTTTGCCGATGATAAAACGTTTGAAACAAAAGTAGAGTTGCAACATTATATAGAACAACAAATGAATAAAGAGCATCCATCACATATAGTCTTGAGCTTTAAGGACAAAGACGCATATAAACAGTTAAAAACAGGGGATAAAATAAAAGTATGGTTTTCTCAAATACTTGAAAGTTATCCAGCAAAAATGATTGTAGAGAAATTTGAAATAGTAGAGAAATAG
- a CDS encoding CBS domain-containing protein translates to MATKHNQILEHINSLPVGHKISVRQIAKDLSVSEGTAYRAIKDAENKGYVSTIERVGTIRIEQKKKENIEKLTYAEVVNIVDGQVLGGREGLHKTLNKFVIGAMKLEAMMRYTEAGNLLIIGNRTNAHQLALETGAAVLITGGFDTEDHVKKLADELKLPIISSSYDTFTVATLINRAIYDQLIKKEIVLVEDILTPIEETLYLKPHDTVQQWHAYNEETMHGRYPIVDENKKVLGIVTSKDMIGVAKETPIDKVMTKHPITVNGKMSVAAAARMMVWEGIELLPVVEEGNKLQGIISRQDVLQALQMIQRQPQVGETIDDIVTNQFMTPKEAKNEHLYQFSVTPQMTNSIGTLSYGVFATIVTEATNRVIRAQKKSDLIVENLTIYFVKPVQIDNVVSVHPKVLEIGRKFGKVDVEVHHEGNVVGKALLMVQLIDK, encoded by the coding sequence TTGGCTACCAAGCATAACCAAATTTTAGAACATATTAATAGTCTGCCAGTAGGCCATAAAATTTCTGTAAGACAAATTGCGAAAGATTTGAGTGTAAGTGAAGGGACAGCTTACCGTGCAATTAAAGATGCAGAAAATAAAGGATATGTTAGTACAATTGAACGTGTCGGAACAATTCGAATTGAACAAAAGAAGAAAGAAAATATCGAAAAACTGACATATGCAGAAGTCGTTAACATTGTCGACGGTCAAGTACTTGGAGGCAGAGAAGGACTACATAAAACATTAAATAAATTTGTAATCGGAGCTATGAAATTAGAAGCGATGATGCGCTATACAGAAGCTGGGAATTTACTCATTATTGGTAACCGTACGAATGCACATCAATTAGCGCTAGAAACTGGAGCCGCTGTATTAATTACGGGTGGATTTGATACGGAAGATCATGTGAAGAAATTAGCAGACGAATTAAAGCTGCCGATTATTTCAAGTAGCTACGATACATTTACGGTCGCAACGTTAATTAACCGTGCGATTTATGATCAACTGATTAAGAAAGAAATTGTACTTGTTGAGGATATTTTAACACCAATTGAAGAAACGTTATATTTAAAGCCACATGATACAGTACAGCAATGGCATGCATATAACGAAGAGACAATGCACGGAAGATATCCAATTGTCGATGAAAATAAAAAAGTGCTAGGAATCGTAACTTCAAAAGACATGATCGGTGTAGCGAAAGAAACACCAATTGATAAAGTAATGACAAAACACCCAATTACAGTGAATGGTAAAATGTCTGTCGCAGCTGCGGCACGTATGATGGTGTGGGAAGGAATTGAATTACTTCCTGTCGTTGAGGAAGGAAATAAACTGCAAGGTATCATTAGCCGTCAAGATGTACTTCAGGCACTGCAAATGATTCAACGTCAGCCACAAGTTGGAGAAACAATTGATGATATCGTAACGAATCAATTTATGACGCCAAAAGAAGCGAAAAATGAGCATCTATATCAATTTTCGGTGACGCCGCAAATGACGAATTCAATCGGAACGTTATCGTACGGTGTATTTGCAACAATTGTGACAGAAGCGACAAATCGCGTCATTCGTGCGCAAAAGAAAAGCGATTTAATTGTTGAAAACTTAACAATTTATTTCGTGAAGCCGGTTCAAATTGATAATGTTGTATCCGTTCATCCGAAAGTATTAGAAATCGGGCGTAAATTTGGTAAGGTCGATGTAGAGGTGCATCATGAAGGTAATGTCGTTGGAAAAGCATTACTTATGGTTCAGTTAATTGATAAATAA
- a CDS encoding DUF3139 domain-containing protein, translated as MKKIVFIIVLVISLIANAKVFLLDKYMYVGEKEKREEAIIATMWHLQDKGYKESDIAYIKPAFYSKIGSYGMNVQFKDEPNESYTYRVLKDEKTNKLTVHQDSNEPGGMGGKHQELK; from the coding sequence ATGAAAAAAATAGTGTTTATCATTGTACTGGTAATTAGTTTAATTGCAAATGCTAAAGTGTTTCTTTTGGACAAATATATGTATGTTGGTGAAAAAGAAAAGCGAGAAGAAGCGATTATCGCAACGATGTGGCATTTGCAAGATAAAGGATATAAAGAAAGTGATATTGCATACATAAAACCAGCCTTTTATAGCAAAATTGGTTCATACGGTATGAATGTGCAGTTTAAAGATGAACCAAATGAATCATATACATATAGAGTTTTAAAAGATGAGAAAACAAATAAACTAACTGTACACCAAGATAGTAATGAGCCAGGTGGTATGGGCGGGAAGCATCAAGAGCTTAAATAA
- a CDS encoding DUF3949 domain-containing protein, translated as MSSAVLFFGSIALFYFLVMIPIQYLYLQGLHEKKEKTGLSQRELYEKMSFGEEQLHFHVQGNPFNIPSAFVAYMILKVKGRKKASQY; from the coding sequence ATGTCGTCAGCCGTACTCTTTTTTGGTAGTATCGCACTATTTTACTTTCTTGTAATGATACCGATCCAATATTTATATTTACAAGGTTTACATGAAAAAAAGGAAAAGACAGGATTATCTCAGCGAGAGCTATATGAAAAAATGTCTTTTGGAGAAGAACAATTACATTTTCACGTACAAGGTAACCCATTTAATATACCATCTGCGTTTGTTGCATATATGATTTTGAAAGTTAAGGGTCGTAAAAAAGCATCACAATATTGA
- the ald gene encoding alanine dehydrogenase: MRIGIPTEIKNNENRVAMTPAGAVHLVQNGHEVFVQKGAGLGSGFTDEEYVQAGAKLVETAEEAWNQDMVMKVKEPVASEYGYFREGLILFTYLHLAPEPELTKALIDNKVASIAYETVQLDNRSLPLLAPMSEVAGRMSAQIGAQFLEKNKGGKGILLAGVPGVKRGKVTIIGGGQAGTNAAKIAVGLGADVTIIDLSAERLRQLDDIFGNQVKTLMSNPYNIAEAVKESDLVIGAVLIPGAKAPKLVTEEMIQSMEPGSVVVDIAIDQGGIFETTDRITTHDNPTYEKHGVVHYAVANMPGAVPRTSTLALTNVTVPYAVQIANKGYKDACLGNTALLKGINTLDGYVTFEAVAEAHGLQYADAKELLEKAPALS, from the coding sequence ATGCGTATCGGTATTCCAACAGAAATTAAAAACAATGAAAACCGTGTGGCAATGACGCCAGCGGGAGCAGTACATTTAGTACAAAATGGTCATGAAGTTTTTGTTCAAAAAGGAGCAGGTTTAGGATCTGGTTTTACGGATGAAGAATACGTACAAGCTGGTGCGAAACTTGTAGAAACTGCTGAAGAAGCATGGAATCAAGATATGGTTATGAAGGTAAAAGAGCCAGTAGCAAGTGAATACGGCTATTTCCGTGAAGGTTTAATTTTATTCACATACTTACACTTAGCTCCAGAACCAGAATTAACGAAAGCATTAATCGATAACAAAGTTGCATCAATCGCATACGAAACAGTACAATTAGACAATCGTTCTTTACCATTACTTGCACCTATGAGTGAAGTAGCTGGTCGTATGTCCGCACAAATCGGTGCACAATTCCTTGAGAAAAACAAAGGCGGTAAAGGTATTTTACTTGCAGGCGTTCCAGGGGTAAAACGCGGCAAAGTAACAATCATCGGCGGTGGTCAAGCTGGTACAAACGCAGCTAAGATTGCAGTAGGTTTAGGTGCGGATGTAACAATCATCGACTTAAGTGCAGAACGTCTTCGTCAACTAGATGACATTTTCGGTAACCAAGTAAAAACGTTAATGTCTAATCCATACAACATTGCAGAAGCTGTAAAAGAATCTGACCTTGTGATTGGTGCGGTATTAATTCCAGGTGCAAAAGCGCCAAAACTTGTAACAGAAGAAATGATTCAATCAATGGAACCAGGTTCTGTCGTTGTAGATATCGCGATTGACCAAGGTGGTATTTTCGAAACAACTGATCGTATTACAACTCACGACAACCCAACTTACGAAAAACATGGCGTTGTTCATTATGCAGTTGCTAATATGCCAGGTGCGGTTCCACGTACGTCAACTCTTGCATTAACAAACGTTACAGTACCATATGCAGTACAAATTGCGAACAAAGGCTATAAAGATGCTTGCCTAGGCAACACTGCACTATTAAAAGGTATTAACACATTAGATGGTTATGTAACATTCGAAGCAGTTGCAGAAGCTCATGGCTTACAATACGCTGATGCGAAAGAGCTACTTGAAAAAGCTCCTGCTTTATCATAA
- a CDS encoding SDR family oxidoreductase, producing MKYSNLKGGMFVRHALITAGTKGLGKQVTEKLLAKGYSVTVTYHSDITAMEKLKETYKNMEERLQFVQADVTKKEDLHKMVEEAISRFGKIDFLINNAGPYVFERKKLVDYEEDEWNEMIQGNLTAVFHLLKLVVPVMRKQSFGRIINYGFQGADSAPGWIYRSAFAAAKVGLVSLTKTVAYEEAEYGITANMVCPGDIIGDMKEATIQEARQLKEHNTPIGRSGTGEDIARTISFLCEDDSDMITGTIIEVTGAVDVIHRHR from the coding sequence ATGAAGTATAGCAATTTAAAAGGAGGCATGTTTGTGAGACACGCGCTCATTACAGCCGGTACGAAAGGTTTAGGAAAGCAAGTAACAGAAAAGTTATTGGCTAAAGGATATTCAGTAACAGTAACGTATCATAGCGATATCACGGCTATGGAAAAGTTGAAAGAAACATATAAAAATATGGAAGAGCGTCTACAATTCGTGCAAGCGGATGTCACGAAAAAGGAAGATTTACATAAAATGGTAGAAGAAGCGATAAGCCGTTTTGGCAAAATTGATTTCTTAATTAATAATGCTGGTCCATATGTATTTGAACGAAAAAAGTTAGTTGATTATGAAGAAGATGAATGGAATGAAATGATTCAGGGAAATTTAACAGCGGTATTTCATTTATTAAAACTTGTCGTTCCGGTCATGAGAAAACAGAGCTTTGGCCGTATTATTAATTACGGATTTCAAGGGGCGGATAGTGCACCGGGATGGATTTATCGTTCAGCTTTTGCAGCGGCCAAAGTAGGACTTGTTTCATTAACGAAAACAGTTGCTTATGAAGAAGCGGAGTATGGTATTACTGCGAACATGGTATGTCCTGGTGATATTATAGGCGATATGAAAGAGGCAACTATTCAAGAAGCACGTCAGCTGAAAGAGCATAACACACCGATTGGTAGATCTGGAACAGGTGAAGATATTGCAAGAACCATTTCGTTTTTATGTGAGGACGATTCCGATATGATTACCGGTACAATTATTGAAGTGACTGGTGCAGTGGATGTTATTCATAGACATCGATAG
- a CDS encoding metal-dependent hydrolase, whose amino-acid sequence MKVSYHGHSVVKIEANGKVILIDPFLTGNPKTDLKAEDVKVDAILLSHGHGDHVGDTVELAKKNNAVVVAPFELATFLSWQGVNTHPMHIGGSHEFDFGKVKFTQAFHGSSYIDEANKTITYTGMPAGILFTAEEKTVYHAGDTALFSDMKLIGELNKVDLAFLPIGDNFTMGPEDAVLAAKWINSKTVVPMHYNTFPVIEQDPYQFVEKLQNCTGKVLEAGESITL is encoded by the coding sequence ATGAAAGTATCTTATCATGGACATTCAGTTGTGAAAATTGAGGCGAATGGAAAAGTTATTTTAATTGACCCGTTTTTAACAGGTAATCCGAAAACAGATTTAAAAGCTGAAGATGTAAAAGTGGATGCAATCCTTTTATCGCATGGACACGGTGATCATGTTGGAGATACAGTAGAACTTGCGAAGAAAAATAATGCAGTTGTTGTAGCGCCATTTGAACTAGCAACATTTTTAAGTTGGCAAGGTGTAAATACACATCCGATGCATATTGGTGGTTCACATGAATTTGACTTTGGAAAAGTGAAGTTTACACAAGCATTCCACGGCTCTAGTTATATTGATGAAGCAAATAAGACGATTACATATACAGGTATGCCAGCAGGTATTTTATTTACAGCAGAAGAGAAAACAGTGTACCACGCAGGAGATACTGCACTATTCTCTGATATGAAGTTAATTGGGGAATTAAATAAAGTTGATCTAGCATTTTTACCAATTGGTGATAATTTCACAATGGGACCAGAAGATGCTGTACTAGCGGCAAAATGGATTAATTCGAAAACTGTTGTACCGATGCATTACAATACGTTCCCAGTTATTGAACAAGATCCATATCAATTTGTAGAAAAGCTACAAAATTGTACAGGGAAAGTATTAGAAGCTGGAGAAAGTATTACACTATAG
- a CDS encoding DUF2785 domain-containing protein: protein MLQQQLEEIRNNNYILDNTLNIDSLSSNMLEHIGDTDSYLRDKLIYSTFYHLIKNRYLSHTQLQKLLLESIGEKYLLYKIHSDDEDAVFTRAFTTLLIALIIDADTNHNFLSQTDISNVKDQLILYMNNEHDFRGYVPDHGWAHSIAHASDTFEALVHNPKLETLHYEEILKTLLNKVFVHSIYYKYEEDERLVYPIVAMLQNDLKEEILILALRDLAAQLPVQKQVLPIESYEFLYGNTKSFLRSLFFRLRTMSICKETEYEIEKLLQELPKYY from the coding sequence ATGTTACAACAACAATTAGAAGAAATTCGTAATAATAATTACATACTGGATAACACACTTAACATTGATTCTTTAAGTTCTAATATGCTTGAACATATTGGCGATACTGATAGCTATTTAAGGGACAAACTCATCTACTCTACTTTTTATCATCTCATCAAAAATCGCTACCTTTCACACACACAATTACAGAAACTATTATTAGAAAGCATCGGTGAAAAATATTTATTGTATAAAATTCATTCAGATGACGAAGATGCTGTATTTACTCGCGCATTTACCACCTTATTAATTGCGCTCATTATAGATGCAGATACAAATCATAATTTCTTATCACAAACTGATATTTCAAATGTAAAAGATCAATTAATTCTATATATGAACAATGAACATGATTTCCGCGGATATGTTCCAGACCACGGCTGGGCACATAGTATCGCTCATGCTTCCGATACATTTGAGGCGCTTGTTCATAATCCTAAACTAGAAACTTTACATTACGAAGAGATATTAAAAACTTTGTTAAACAAAGTTTTTGTCCATTCTATCTACTACAAATATGAAGAAGACGAGCGTCTCGTTTATCCGATTGTCGCAATGCTGCAAAATGACCTAAAAGAAGAAATACTCATATTAGCCCTTCGTGACTTAGCAGCTCAATTACCGGTCCAAAAACAAGTACTACCTATTGAATCGTACGAGTTTCTATATGGAAATACAAAATCTTTCTTACGTAGCTTATTTTTCAGATTACGTACAATGTCTATATGTAAAGAAACTGAATACGAAATTGAAAAATTGCTACAAGAGCTTCCAAAATATTATTAA
- a CDS encoding cupin domain-containing protein, whose amino-acid sequence METVNLIELTKDIQDQHKNFVVSNINSHCLRIAVFTGEYDWHYHSNSDELFIVLEGELLIDFENGETAVLKPNDSILIPACTIHRTRALKRTVNLCFEHIEADTIKVEQL is encoded by the coding sequence ATGGAAACTGTGAACTTAATAGAATTAACAAAGGACATTCAAGATCAACATAAAAACTTCGTCGTTTCAAATATAAACAGTCATTGCTTACGAATCGCTGTATTTACTGGTGAATATGATTGGCACTATCATTCTAATTCGGATGAATTATTTATTGTGCTAGAGGGAGAATTACTTATTGATTTTGAAAATGGAGAAACAGCGGTTTTAAAGCCAAATGATTCTATTTTAATTCCAGCATGTACGATTCATAGAACGAGAGCATTAAAGAGAACGGTAAATCTTTGTTTTGAACATATAGAGGCTGATACGATTAAGGTGGAGCAATTATGA
- a CDS encoding DUF6176 family protein: MNVELTRFKVKPGKSHRVDEWMQLLNDNMKEVLLTLNDEKMYVETIFREIRDGEEYLYWYSVQGKGGTHVENSHHEIDKKHLAFWYECIDEEAPSIDMKTEVVMIQDVVKEAMK, translated from the coding sequence ATGAATGTAGAATTAACGAGATTTAAAGTTAAGCCTGGTAAGAGTCATCGAGTAGATGAATGGATGCAGCTTCTTAATGATAATATGAAAGAAGTACTTTTGACATTAAATGACGAAAAGATGTACGTTGAGACAATTTTCCGGGAAATAAGAGATGGAGAAGAGTACTTATATTGGTATTCTGTGCAAGGAAAAGGTGGGACTCATGTCGAAAATTCTCATCATGAAATTGATAAAAAGCACTTAGCATTTTGGTATGAATGTATCGATGAAGAAGCACCGTCTATTGATATGAAAACAGAAGTTGTTATGATTCAAGATGTTGTGAAGGAAGCGATGAAATAA
- the argH gene encoding argininosuccinate lyase, translating into MSKLWGGRFTEEAEAWVEEFGASISFDQQLVNQDIKGSIAHVTMLAKQGIVTKEEAEKIKIGLQYLLEEAKQNKLHFSIEAEDIHLNIEKMLIEKIGEVGGKLHTGRSRNDQVATDMHLYLKEKVEHIIKATKQLQTVLVHQAENNIETIMPGYTHLQRAQPISFAHHILAYFWMLERDVNRYEDSLKRINISPLGAGALAGTTFPIDREYSAELLGFNGIYENSLDAVSDRDFILEFLSNSSMLMMHLSRFCEELILWSSQEFQFIEMSDQYATGSSIMPQKKNPDMAELIRGKTGRVYGNLFSLLTVMKGLPLAYNKDLQEDKEGMFDTVKTVEGCLHIMAGMLETMTVNKEKMGQAVTQDFSNATEIADYLANKGLPFRQAHEIVGKLVLHCTQKGIYLLDVPLETYKEMSPLFEEDLYEVLSPYEAVKRRNSAGGTGFEQIKNALEKAKGLTKEVIKN; encoded by the coding sequence GTGAGCAAACTTTGGGGCGGACGTTTTACGGAAGAAGCGGAAGCGTGGGTTGAAGAGTTTGGAGCATCCATCTCCTTCGATCAACAATTAGTAAATCAAGATATAAAAGGGAGTATTGCACACGTAACGATGCTAGCAAAGCAAGGCATCGTTACGAAAGAAGAGGCAGAGAAAATAAAGATAGGTCTTCAATATTTATTAGAAGAAGCGAAACAAAATAAATTACATTTTTCGATTGAAGCTGAAGATATTCATTTAAATATTGAAAAGATGTTAATTGAAAAAATCGGTGAAGTAGGAGGGAAACTTCATACAGGCCGAAGTCGTAACGATCAAGTGGCGACAGATATGCATTTGTATTTAAAAGAAAAGGTAGAACATATTATAAAGGCTACAAAACAATTGCAAACTGTTCTTGTTCACCAAGCAGAAAATAATATTGAAACCATTATGCCGGGCTATACGCATTTGCAGCGTGCTCAGCCGATTTCATTTGCTCATCATATTCTCGCTTATTTTTGGATGTTAGAGCGTGATGTGAATCGTTATGAAGATTCGTTAAAGCGTATTAACATTTCGCCGTTAGGGGCAGGAGCGCTAGCTGGGACGACATTCCCGATCGACCGAGAATATAGTGCGGAACTTCTTGGGTTTAATGGAATCTATGAAAATAGTTTAGATGCAGTAAGTGATCGTGATTTCATACTGGAGTTTTTAAGTAATTCATCTATGCTCATGATGCACTTATCACGTTTTTGTGAGGAACTTATTTTATGGAGTAGCCAAGAGTTTCAATTTATTGAAATGAGCGATCAATATGCGACAGGTAGCAGCATTATGCCGCAAAAGAAAAATCCGGATATGGCGGAACTAATCCGTGGTAAAACAGGCAGAGTATACGGTAATTTATTCAGTTTACTTACAGTAATGAAAGGATTACCACTCGCTTACAATAAAGACTTACAAGAAGATAAAGAAGGAATGTTTGATACAGTTAAAACAGTAGAAGGTTGCCTTCATATTATGGCGGGCATGCTTGAAACGATGACTGTAAACAAAGAAAAAATGGGGCAAGCTGTGACGCAAGATTTCTCCAACGCAACAGAAATTGCCGACTACTTAGCAAACAAAGGACTACCATTCCGTCAAGCTCATGAAATTGTAGGGAAGTTAGTGCTACACTGCACACAAAAAGGAATTTATTTATTAGATGTCCCGCTTGAAACATATAAAGAAATGAGCCCTTTATTTGAAGAAGATTTGTATGAAGTTCTTTCACCATATGAGGCTGTAAAGCGTCGTAATAGTGCTGGTGGGACAGGGTTTGAACAAATCAAAAACGCTTTGGAAAAGGCGAAGGGGTTAACGAAAGAAGTTATTAAGAATTGA
- the pepQ gene encoding Xaa-Pro dipeptidase produces MNARLENLMQWLKEKNVEAAFLTSTPNVFYMTNFHCEPHERLLGMFVFQEKEPILICPKMEEGQARNAGWAHEIIGFTDTDRPWDMIAKAIKDRGINANAVAIEKEHLNVERYEELTKLFPNAAFKSAEEKVRELRLIKDEKELSILREAAKMADYAVEVGVNAIKENRSELEVLAIIEHELKTKGIHKMSFDTMVLAGANSALPHGIPGANKMKRGDFVLFDLGVIIEGYCSDITRTVTFGEISEEQTRIYNTVLAGQLQAVEACKPGVTLGAIDNAARSVIADAGYGDFFPHRLGHGLGISVHEYPDVKAGNESPLKEGMVFTIEPGIYVPNVGGVRIEDDIYITKDGSEILTKFPKELQFVK; encoded by the coding sequence ATGAATGCTAGATTAGAAAATTTAATGCAATGGCTAAAAGAAAAAAACGTAGAAGCTGCGTTCTTAACTTCTACACCGAACGTCTTCTACATGACGAACTTCCACTGTGAACCGCATGAAAGATTACTTGGTATGTTTGTATTCCAAGAAAAAGAACCTATTTTAATTTGTCCTAAAATGGAAGAAGGTCAAGCACGTAACGCTGGCTGGGCACATGAAATTATCGGATTTACTGATACTGACAGACCATGGGATATGATTGCAAAAGCAATTAAAGACCGCGGCATCAATGCAAATGCAGTTGCAATTGAAAAAGAACATTTAAACGTAGAGCGCTACGAAGAATTAACGAAATTATTCCCAAATGCAGCTTTCAAATCAGCTGAGGAAAAAGTTCGCGAACTTCGTTTAATTAAAGATGAAAAAGAACTTTCTATTTTACGCGAAGCAGCTAAAATGGCGGACTACGCTGTTGAAGTTGGTGTAAATGCAATTAAAGAAAACCGTAGCGAGCTAGAAGTATTAGCAATTATTGAACACGAATTAAAAACAAAAGGCATACATAAAATGTCATTTGATACGATGGTATTAGCGGGTGCAAACTCTGCTCTTCCACACGGTATTCCTGGCGCAAACAAAATGAAGCGCGGTGATTTCGTACTATTTGATTTAGGTGTAATCATTGAAGGTTATTGCTCTGATATTACACGTACAGTAACATTCGGCGAGATTTCTGAAGAACAAACTCGCATTTACAACACTGTACTTGCTGGACAACTACAAGCAGTTGAAGCATGTAAACCAGGTGTTACACTTGGCGCAATCGACAACGCTGCTCGTTCTGTTATCGCAGATGCAGGTTACGGTGACTTCTTCCCGCACCGCCTTGGTCACGGACTTGGAATTAGCGTACACGAATATCCAGATGTAAAAGCTGGCAACGAGTCTCCATTAAAAGAAGGTATGGTCTTCACAATCGAGCCAGGTATTTACGTACCAAACGTAGGTGGCGTTCGTATTGAAGATGATATTTACATCACAAAAGACGGATCAGAAATTTTAACGAAGTTCCCGAAAGAATTACAATTTGTAAAATAA
- a CDS encoding GNAT family N-acetyltransferase: MKKLSVAEYGKVLPVLEGNTRTTTFAYAVCDRMIDGEVFVNGQLTAGLIITANGIYYLFGDTDDHKYNEDLFSYIKKAIEKTEKRFTLFTSSEEWEMMIEERFSNVLRNIPRMKFQSVTFEEKQRDFNKNTYEVKRIDIRDIERSSEFKEEYYKEYWGSKETFLNSGFGFCIEQDGIIVAECVSIFNGNGFAEIDIATHEAHQGKGLAQAVATRFIEHCMQNDIIPSWDCYVDNIPSVKLASKLNFYHPIEYSLFVRKKTGE, from the coding sequence ATGAAAAAATTATCTGTAGCTGAGTATGGAAAAGTTCTTCCGGTTTTAGAAGGTAATACAAGAACGACGACGTTTGCTTATGCCGTATGTGATCGAATGATAGATGGTGAGGTTTTTGTAAACGGGCAATTAACAGCAGGATTAATTATTACAGCTAACGGTATCTATTATTTATTTGGTGATACGGATGATCACAAGTATAACGAAGATTTATTTTCGTATATCAAAAAGGCTATTGAAAAAACAGAGAAGAGATTTACACTGTTCACTTCGAGCGAAGAATGGGAAATGATGATAGAAGAGCGTTTTAGTAATGTACTTCGGAACATCCCGCGAATGAAATTTCAAAGCGTAACCTTTGAAGAGAAACAACGAGATTTTAACAAAAATACATATGAAGTGAAGCGTATTGATATAAGAGATATAGAGCGAAGCAGTGAATTTAAAGAGGAGTACTACAAAGAGTATTGGGGATCAAAAGAAACGTTTTTGAACAGTGGTTTTGGATTTTGTATAGAACAAGATGGGATAATTGTAGCTGAATGTGTCTCAATATTTAACGGGAATGGTTTTGCTGAAATAGATATTGCAACACATGAAGCGCATCAAGGGAAAGGGTTAGCTCAAGCTGTTGCGACAAGGTTCATTGAACATTGCATGCAAAATGATATTATACCGAGTTGGGATTGTTATGTAGACAATATTCCTTCGGTAAAATTAGCTAGTAAATTAAATTTTTATCATCCAATAGAATATAGTTTGTTTGTACGTAAGAAAACGGGGGAATAA
- a CDS encoding universal stress protein — MNNTYTNILIAVDGSKEAEKAFKKAIQVAKRNNATLTIAHIVDVKAYSAVEAYSRAIAERANLFAEDLLEDYKKTALEAGLEKIETVLEFGNPKSKISKEIAPNHKVDLIMCGATGLNAVERFLIGSVSEHIIRYAKCDVLVVRGDEEQGDL, encoded by the coding sequence ATGAATAATACATATACAAATATTTTAATCGCGGTGGATGGTTCTAAAGAAGCAGAAAAAGCCTTTAAAAAAGCAATTCAAGTCGCAAAGCGCAACAATGCAACATTAACAATCGCTCATATCGTTGATGTAAAAGCGTACTCAGCAGTAGAGGCTTATAGCCGTGCAATTGCTGAACGTGCAAATCTATTTGCAGAAGACTTATTAGAAGACTACAAAAAAACTGCGCTTGAAGCTGGTCTTGAAAAAATTGAAACTGTATTAGAATTTGGTAACCCTAAATCTAAAATTTCAAAAGAAATCGCTCCAAACCATAAAGTAGATTTAATTATGTGTGGTGCGACTGGTTTAAATGCTGTTGAACGCTTCCTAATCGGTAGCGTCTCTGAACATATTATTCGCTATGCGAAATGCGATGTCCTTGTTGTTCGTGGTGATGAGGAGCAAGGTGATCTTTAA